The Anopheles merus strain MAF chromosome 2L, AmerM5.1, whole genome shotgun sequence genome has a segment encoding these proteins:
- the LOC121593415 gene encoding uncharacterized protein LOC121593415, with amino-acid sequence MNHALVFTGGSSSPGSYWEEAISLVVRLGTLLQTLVIPLLLVIGAQFAVQLYNGVRREAERLLEQHVDALQRDRQRLIEEIKLDLLRTLNNKGAKEAEESSAQKASEAECDYRSTIKQSECASEKPTIISPALSSTPSSGFVKNGSTTTGRSNQTPLERRRPATSSSSTKATEWIPTRRHRLDRKECSNIVNEIIYQIQSGTRTGEDCVNSSPGKSGIPEGTTQRSGNAEDSAVLRDVHSRNVVARMKTLFEQPMGRPQMSSVKFATTPERQPSPAAPESTPRRHFSNVVNILRRSEPNSSYGSRSFSASLENLRPAGAAGYPKASSEPPTVIRMRRRIRSQQSLSESVEDILESERFSKRLSQYSISDLLDEDEAESGKQPLERYSGEAKYDRVSRGLKTLSTFSLSELLQDDEMTTTVDGAEAEPEVVLRKSKPSATPASYRNAVDNIEQILIAENLSKDYWKYSISNLLDSMEEDGGIVSLQ; translated from the coding sequence ATGAATCATGCGCTGGTATTTACTGGTGGCAGCTCCAGCCCCGGCAGCTATTGGGAAGAAGCGATCAGTCTCGTCGTTCGGCTCGGTACGCTGCTGCAAACATTAGTCatcccgctgctgctggtgatcgGGGCGCAATTTGCGGTACAGCTGTATAACGGCGTCCGCCGGGAGGCAGAGCGCCTTCTCGAACAGCACGTCGATGCATTGCAGCGCGACCGCCAGCGGCTGATAGAGGAGATCAAGCTCGATCTGCTGCGGACGCTCAACAACAAAGGAGCGAAGGAGGCGGAGGAGTCATCGGCGCAGAAGGCTTCCGAGGCAGAGTGTGATTATCGTAGTACCATAAAGCAGTCGGAATGTGCATCGGAAAAGCCAACCATCATCTCACCCGCTCTGTCATCCACGCCGAGTTCTGGCTTTGTAAAGAATGGCAGCACAACGACGGGCAGATCTAATCAGACACCATTGGAGCGGCGACGACCGGCAACATCGTCCTCCTCCACCAAAGCCACCGAATGGATCCCGACCCGCCGCCACCGGCTGGACCGCAAAGAGTGCAGCAACATTGTGAATGAAATCATTTATCAAATTCAATCAGGCACGCGAACTGGGGAAGATTGCGTTAACAGCAGCCCAGGGAAGTCGGGAATTCCCGAAGGTACTACCCAACGTTCAGGAAATGCGGAAGATTCGGCGGTGCTACGGGATGTGCACAGCCGTAACGTGGTCGCTCGCATGAAGACACTGTTCGAGCAGCCGATGGGGCGACCCCAGATGAGCTCCGTGAAGTTTGCCACCACGCCAGAGAGGCAACCATCACCGGCAGCACCGGAATCAACGCCACGGCGACATTTCAGCAACGTTGTGAACATtcttcgccgcagcgaacccAACTCCTCGTACGGGTCGCGCTCCTTCAGTGCTAGCCTGGAGAACTTGAGGCCTGCCGGTGCTGCAGGGTACCCGAAGGCTTCCTCCGAACCTCCCACAGTGATCCGAATGCGACGACGCATCCGCTCCCAGCAAAGTTTGTCCGAATCGGTCGAAGACATCCTGGAATCGGAACGGTTCTCCAAACGCTTGTCCCAATACTCGATCAGTGATCTGCTGGACGAAGATGAGGCTGAGAGTGGAAAGCAACCGCTGGAGCGATACAGTGGAGAAGCCAAGTACGATCGGGTGTCGCGGGGTCTCAAAACGCTTTCCACCTTTTCCCTGTCCGAGTTGCTGCAGGATGACGAGATGACGACGACGGTTGATGGGGCGGAAGCAGAACCGGAAGTGGTACTGCGCAAATCGAAACCAAGCGCGACGCCCGCCTCCTATCGCAATGCCGTCGATAACATTGAGCAAATCCTAATTGCGGAGAACCTATCGAAAGACTACTGGAAGTACTCCATCTCGAACCTGCTGGACAGCATGGAGGAGGACGGTGGTATCGTGTCGCTGCAGTGA